A section of the Paralichthys olivaceus isolate ysfri-2021 chromosome 16, ASM2471397v2, whole genome shotgun sequence genome encodes:
- the LOC109642772 gene encoding electrogenic aspartate/glutamate antiporter SLC25A12, mitochondrial-like, with protein sequence MAVKVQSTKRGDPSELKSIFQKYASVADKDGERFMTPGDFVQRYLGLHTQIHHNPKTVQLIAAVADTTKDGLISFQEFLAFESVLCAPDALFIVAYQLFDKNGSGSVSFENVRDIFSQTTVHHHIPFNWECEFIRLHFGHDRKKCLSYLEFTQFLQELQLEHARQAFAQKDKGKNGVISSMDFSDIMATIRHHMLTPFVEENLVSAAGGSTSHMVSFSYFNAFNSLLNNMELIRKIYSTLAGTRKDTLATKEEFVHAANKFGQITPMEIDILYQLSGLHSPSGRLNLADIERITPLEEGCLPYNLVESQKQAHGDGSRPVWLQVAESAYRFTLGSIAGATGATAVYPIDLVKTRMQNQRSTGSFVGELMYKNSFDCAKKVLRYEGFFGFYRGLVPQLIGVAPEKAIKLTVNDFVRDKFTEKDDTIALAAEIMAGACAGGSQVIFTNPLEIVKIRLQVAGEITTGPRVSALSVVRDLGFFGLYKGAKACFLRDIPFSAIYFPAYAHIKAMFADEHGRLGALQLLTAGAIAGIPAASLVTPADVVKTRLQVAARAGQTSYSGVIDCFRKIMREEGFRALWKGAGARMCRSSPQFGVTLVTYELLQRWFYVDFGGHRPAGSEPTPKSRISELPPINAEHVGGYRLAAATFAGVENKFGLHLPKFKSSGVASIHHPEPVAATPAQAP encoded by the exons ATGGCGGTCAAG gTGCAATCTACTAAACGTGGGGACCCGAGTGAGCTGAAATCAATCTTCCAGAAG TATGCCAGTGTCGCGGACAAGGATGGGGAGAGGTTCATGACCCCGGGAGACTTTGTCCAGAGGTATCTAGGactacacacacagatccaccACAACCCCAAGACTGTGCAGCTCATCGCTGCAGTGGCTGACACCACAAAGGACGG GCTGATCTCATTCCAGGAGTTTCTTGCTTTTGAGTCGGTGTTGTGTGCGCCTGACGCTCTCTTCATCGTAGCCTACCAGCTGTTTGACAAGAATGGATCTGGATCTGTTTCCTTTG AAAATGTACGTGACATTTTCAGCCAGACCACCGTGCACCACCATATTCCCTTCAACTGGGAATGTGAGTTTATCCGTCTGCATTTTGGGCACGACCGCAAGAAATGCCTCAGCTACCTCGAGTTCACCCAGTTcctgcag gaGCTACAGTTGGAGCATGCACGCCAGGCATTTGCCCAGAAGGACAAAGGGAAGAATGGCGTCATCTCTTCCATGGACTTCAGTGACATTATGGCCACCATCAGACACCACATGCTCACACCCTTTGTGGAGGAGAACCTTGTCTCA GCTGCAGGTGGAAGCACCTCTCACATGGTCAGTTTCTCTTACTTCAATGCCTTCAACTCCCTCCTGAACAACATGGAGCTGATTCGTAAAATTTACAGCACACTGGCTGGCACGCGGAAGGACACGCTCGCAACTAAAG AAGAGTTTGTTCATGCTGCCAACAAGTTTGGTCAAATCACTCCCATGGAAATTGACATTCTGTACCAGTTGTCTGGCCTGCACTCCCCCTCTGG GCGCCTGAACCTAGCTGACATTGAGAGGATAACTCCATTAGAGGAAGGATGTCTGCCATACAACCTGGTCGAAAGTCAGAAACAG GCCCATGGTGACGGCTCCAGGCCTGTCTGGCTTCAGGTTGCGGAGTCAGCCTACAGGTTCACTCTGGGCTCCATCGCTGGAG CCACGGGAGCGACGGCGGTGTACCCCATTGACTTGGTGAAGACTCGTATGCAGAACCAGAGGTCCACAGGATCCTTTGTTGGGGAGCTGATGTACAAGAACAGCTTTGACTGCGCTAAGAAGGTGCTCCGCTACGAGGGATTCTTTGGCTTCTACAGAG GTCTGGTCCCTCAGCTTATAGGTGTGGCACCTGAGAAGGCCATCAAACTCACT GTGAATGACTTTGTTAGAGACAAGTTCACTGAAAAAGACGACACGATTGCTTTGGCGGCTGAGATCATGGCAGGTGCCTGT GCTGGAGGCTCTCAGGTGATCTTTACCAACCCTCTGGAGATCGTGAAGATTCGCCTGCAGGTGGCAGGTGAGATCACCACCGGACCTCGAGTCAGTGCACTCAGCGTGGTCCGTGACCTTGGTTTCTTCGGCCTTTACAAG gGTGCTAAAGCGTGTTTCCTGAGAGACATCCCGTTCTCAGCCATCTACTTCCCCGCGTACGCACACATCAAGGCCATGTTCGCCGATGAGCATGGCAGGTTGGGagctctgcagcttctcacaGCTGGAGCGATCGCAG GTATCCCTGCTGCCTCCCTCGTGACGCCCGCTGACGTTGTCAAGACCCGTCTGCAAGTGGCAGCCCGGGCAGGACAGACATCTTACTCTGGAGTCATCGACTGCTTCAGGAAGATCATGAGAGAGGAGGGATTCAGGGCGTTGTGGAAGGGAGctggag CTCGTATGTGCCGGTCCTCTCCTCAGTTTGGTGTGACTCTGGTGACTTATGAGCTTCTGCAGCGGTGGTTCTATGTCGACTTCGGAGGACA tcGTCCGGCAGGATCTGAGCCCACACCCAAGTCTCGCATCTCCGAGCTCCCTCCCATCAACGCGGAGCACGTCGGAGGCTACCGCCTGGCTGCAGCCACCTTCGCAGGGGTGGAGAACAAATTTGGCCTCCACCTCCCCAAGTTCAAGTCCTCCGGCGTGGCGTCCATACATCACCCAGAGCCAGTTGCTGCCACGCCAGCTCAGGCCCCCTAG
- the LOC109642782 gene encoding cytoplasmic dynein 1 intermediate chain 2-like isoform X4, with protein sequence MSDKSELKAELERKKQRIAQIREEKKRKEEEKKKKDGDSKRGAEAGGGSSGSHEDSDLERKRREAEALLQSVGITPDIPHVPAPMSPSNKSVGSDAGSQDSGDGNAGPRRGAVRLGMSKVTQVEFVPKEMVSYSKETQTPTEALSHVDQKADEEEDEEITAPAPVEDTNEDKDEQGEQQDEETPKELTEEEKLQVMHSEEFLSFFERGSRIVERALAEQVDVCFDYSGRDLEDKEGDLQAGAKLVLNRQFADEHWTKNRVVTCLDWSPQYPELLLASYNNNEDAPHEPDGVALVWNMKYKKGTPEYIFHCQSEVMSAGFAKFHPNLVVGGTYSGQIVLWDNRSNKRTPVQRTPLSAAAHTHPVYCVNVVGTQNANNLISISTDGKMCSWSLDMLSQPQDSLELVFKQSKAVAVTSMAFPLGDVNNFVVGSEDGSVYTACRHGSKAGITEVFEGHHGPVTGLSCHSAGGPVDFSHLFISSSFDWTVKLWSTKSTRPLYSFEDSCDYVYDAMWSPTHPALFACVDLAGRLDLWNLNNDTEVPTASVCVEGSPALNRVRWAHTGKEIATGDSDGQVQVYDVGEQICVPKADEWTRFVRTLAEINENRDEAEELANV encoded by the exons aTGTCCGACAAGAGTGAGCTGAAGGCTGAGctggagaggaagaaacaaCGGATCGCCCAGATtcgagaggagaaaaagagaaaagaggaggagaagaaaaagaaggat GGAGATTCAAAGCGTGGAGCGGAGGCAGGAGGTGGTTCCTCGGGCAGCCATGAAGATTCTGacctggagaggaagaggagggaggcagaggcgCTCCTGCAGAGTGTTGGCATCACTCCTGACATACCCcatg TCCCTGCCCCCATGTCTCCCTCCAACAAATCAGTGGGCAGTGACGCAGGAAGCCAAGATTCTGGGGACGGAAACGCAGGAccaag acgtgGCGCTGTGAGGCTGGGCATGTCCAAAGTGACCCAGGTGGAATTTGTCCCGAAGGAAATGGTTTCTTACTCCAAAGAAACGCAGACACCCACCGAGGCACTGTCACACGTTGATCAAAAAGCAG atgaggaagaggatgaggagatcACTGCTCCTGCTCCAGTGGAAGACACCAACGAAGACAAAGATGAACAGGGAGAACAGCAGGATGAGG AAACTCCCAAGGAGCTGACTGAAGAAGAGAAGCTGCAGGTCATGCACTCCGAGGAGTTCTTGTCGTTTTTTGAACGAGGCAGCAGAATTGTTGAGAGAGCTCTGGCTGAGCAGGTGGACGTCTGCTTCGACTACAGTGGCAGAGATCTGGAGGATAAGGAGGG tGACTTGCAGGCGGGAGCAAAGCTGGTTCTGAACAGACAGTTTGCAGATGAGCACTGGACTAAAAACAGAGTGGTCACCTGTCTTGACTGGTCCCCTCAG TACCCAGAACTGCTCCTGGCCTCATACAACAACAATGAGGATGCTCCTCATGAGCCTGATGGAGTGGCACTGGTCTGGAACATGAAGTACAAGAAGGGCACACCCGAGTACATCTTCCACTGCCAG tCAGAGGTGATGTCAGCTGGGTTTGCAAAGTTTCACCCCAACCTGGTGGTGGGTGGGACATATTCGGGACAGATTGTCCTGTGGGACAACAGGAGCAACAAGCGCACCCCTGTTCAGAGAACGCCCCTGTCTGCAGCTGCTCATACA CACCCAGTCTACTGTGTGAACGTGGTAGGAACCCAGAACGCCAACAACCTGATCAGCATTTCCACTGATGGAAAAATGTGCTCTTGGAGCCTTGACATGCTCTCACAGCCGCAG GACAGTCTGGAGCTGGTGTTCAAACAGAGCAAGGCAGTGGCTGTTACCTCCATGGCCTTCCCTCTGGGAGACGTGAACAACTTCGTGGTGGGCAGTGAGGACGGCTCCGTTTACACCGCCTGTCGACACGGAAG taagGCAGGTATCACTGAGGTGTTCGAAGGCCACCATGGTCCAGTGACTGGGCTGAGCTGTCACAGCGCTGGTGGACCTGTTGActtctctcatctcttcatctcctcctcttttgaTTGGACCGTCAAACTCTGGAGCACCAAG AGTACCCGTCCACTGTACTCATTTGAGGACAGTTGTGACTACGTCTATGATGCAATGTGGTCTCCAACCCACCCTGCTCTGTTTGCTTGCGTGGACCTAGCCGGACGTCTGGACCTTTGGAACCTCAACAATGACACTGAA GTTCCcactgccagtgtgtgtgtggaggggtcTCCAGCACTGAACCGTGTGAGATGGGCTCACACTGGAAAAGAGATCGCCACTGGGGACTCAGACGGACAGGTGCAGGTCTACGACGTAGGGGAG CAAATCTGCGTGCCAAAGGCTGACGAGTGGACGCGCTTCGTCAGGACGCTGGCTGAGATCAATGAGAACCGAGATGAAGCTGAGGAACTGGCCAATGTCTGA
- the LOC109642782 gene encoding dynein, cytoplasmic 1, intermediate chain 2a-like isoform X2, with amino-acid sequence MSDKSELKAELERKKQRIAQIREEKKRKEEEKKKKDGDSKRGAEAGGGSSGSHEDSDLERKRREAEALLQSVGITPDIPHVPAPMSPSNKSVGSDAGSQDSGDGNAGPRTLHWDPDPSTLQLHSDSELMGRGAVRLGMSKVTQVEFVPKEMVSYSKETQTPTEALSHVDQKADEEEDEEITAPAPVEDTNEDKDEQGEQQDEETPKELTEEEKLQVMHSEEFLSFFERGSRIVERALAEQVDVCFDYSGRDLEDKEGDLQAGAKLVLNRQFADEHWTKNRVVTCLDWSPQYPELLLASYNNNEDAPHEPDGVALVWNMKYKKGTPEYIFHCQSEVMSAGFAKFHPNLVVGGTYSGQIVLWDNRSNKRTPVQRTPLSAAAHTHPVYCVNVVGTQNANNLISISTDGKMCSWSLDMLSQPQDSLELVFKQSKAVAVTSMAFPLGDVNNFVVGSEDGSVYTACRHGSKAGITEVFEGHHGPVTGLSCHSAGGPVDFSHLFISSSFDWTVKLWSTKSTRPLYSFEDSCDYVYDAMWSPTHPALFACVDLAGRLDLWNLNNDTEVPTASVCVEGSPALNRVRWAHTGKEIATGDSDGQVQVYDVGEQICVPKADEWTRFVRTLAEINENRDEAEELANV; translated from the exons aTGTCCGACAAGAGTGAGCTGAAGGCTGAGctggagaggaagaaacaaCGGATCGCCCAGATtcgagaggagaaaaagagaaaagaggaggagaagaaaaagaaggat GGAGATTCAAAGCGTGGAGCGGAGGCAGGAGGTGGTTCCTCGGGCAGCCATGAAGATTCTGacctggagaggaagaggagggaggcagaggcgCTCCTGCAGAGTGTTGGCATCACTCCTGACATACCCcatg TCCCTGCCCCCATGTCTCCCTCCAACAAATCAGTGGGCAGTGACGCAGGAAGCCAAGATTCTGGGGACGGAAACGCAGGAccaag GACATTGCATTGGGATCCTGACCCCTCTACTCTGCAACTGCACTCCGACTCTGAGCTGATGGG acgtgGCGCTGTGAGGCTGGGCATGTCCAAAGTGACCCAGGTGGAATTTGTCCCGAAGGAAATGGTTTCTTACTCCAAAGAAACGCAGACACCCACCGAGGCACTGTCACACGTTGATCAAAAAGCAG atgaggaagaggatgaggagatcACTGCTCCTGCTCCAGTGGAAGACACCAACGAAGACAAAGATGAACAGGGAGAACAGCAGGATGAGG AAACTCCCAAGGAGCTGACTGAAGAAGAGAAGCTGCAGGTCATGCACTCCGAGGAGTTCTTGTCGTTTTTTGAACGAGGCAGCAGAATTGTTGAGAGAGCTCTGGCTGAGCAGGTGGACGTCTGCTTCGACTACAGTGGCAGAGATCTGGAGGATAAGGAGGG tGACTTGCAGGCGGGAGCAAAGCTGGTTCTGAACAGACAGTTTGCAGATGAGCACTGGACTAAAAACAGAGTGGTCACCTGTCTTGACTGGTCCCCTCAG TACCCAGAACTGCTCCTGGCCTCATACAACAACAATGAGGATGCTCCTCATGAGCCTGATGGAGTGGCACTGGTCTGGAACATGAAGTACAAGAAGGGCACACCCGAGTACATCTTCCACTGCCAG tCAGAGGTGATGTCAGCTGGGTTTGCAAAGTTTCACCCCAACCTGGTGGTGGGTGGGACATATTCGGGACAGATTGTCCTGTGGGACAACAGGAGCAACAAGCGCACCCCTGTTCAGAGAACGCCCCTGTCTGCAGCTGCTCATACA CACCCAGTCTACTGTGTGAACGTGGTAGGAACCCAGAACGCCAACAACCTGATCAGCATTTCCACTGATGGAAAAATGTGCTCTTGGAGCCTTGACATGCTCTCACAGCCGCAG GACAGTCTGGAGCTGGTGTTCAAACAGAGCAAGGCAGTGGCTGTTACCTCCATGGCCTTCCCTCTGGGAGACGTGAACAACTTCGTGGTGGGCAGTGAGGACGGCTCCGTTTACACCGCCTGTCGACACGGAAG taagGCAGGTATCACTGAGGTGTTCGAAGGCCACCATGGTCCAGTGACTGGGCTGAGCTGTCACAGCGCTGGTGGACCTGTTGActtctctcatctcttcatctcctcctcttttgaTTGGACCGTCAAACTCTGGAGCACCAAG AGTACCCGTCCACTGTACTCATTTGAGGACAGTTGTGACTACGTCTATGATGCAATGTGGTCTCCAACCCACCCTGCTCTGTTTGCTTGCGTGGACCTAGCCGGACGTCTGGACCTTTGGAACCTCAACAATGACACTGAA GTTCCcactgccagtgtgtgtgtggaggggtcTCCAGCACTGAACCGTGTGAGATGGGCTCACACTGGAAAAGAGATCGCCACTGGGGACTCAGACGGACAGGTGCAGGTCTACGACGTAGGGGAG CAAATCTGCGTGCCAAAGGCTGACGAGTGGACGCGCTTCGTCAGGACGCTGGCTGAGATCAATGAGAACCGAGATGAAGCTGAGGAACTGGCCAATGTCTGA
- the LOC109642782 gene encoding cytoplasmic dynein 1 intermediate chain 2-like isoform X3, producing MSDKSELKAELERKKQRIAQIREEKKRKEEEKKKKDGDSKRGAEAGGGSSGSHEDSDLERKRREAEALLQSVGITPDIPHAQPLRVVTEDTCLFHYLVPAPMSPSNKSVGSDAGSQDSGDGNAGPRRGAVRLGMSKVTQVEFVPKEMVSYSKETQTPTEALSHVDQKADEEEDEEITAPAPVEDTNEDKDEQGEQQDEETPKELTEEEKLQVMHSEEFLSFFERGSRIVERALAEQVDVCFDYSGRDLEDKEGDLQAGAKLVLNRQFADEHWTKNRVVTCLDWSPQYPELLLASYNNNEDAPHEPDGVALVWNMKYKKGTPEYIFHCQSEVMSAGFAKFHPNLVVGGTYSGQIVLWDNRSNKRTPVQRTPLSAAAHTHPVYCVNVVGTQNANNLISISTDGKMCSWSLDMLSQPQDSLELVFKQSKAVAVTSMAFPLGDVNNFVVGSEDGSVYTACRHGSKAGITEVFEGHHGPVTGLSCHSAGGPVDFSHLFISSSFDWTVKLWSTKSTRPLYSFEDSCDYVYDAMWSPTHPALFACVDLAGRLDLWNLNNDTEVPTASVCVEGSPALNRVRWAHTGKEIATGDSDGQVQVYDVGEQICVPKADEWTRFVRTLAEINENRDEAEELANV from the exons aTGTCCGACAAGAGTGAGCTGAAGGCTGAGctggagaggaagaaacaaCGGATCGCCCAGATtcgagaggagaaaaagagaaaagaggaggagaagaaaaagaaggat GGAGATTCAAAGCGTGGAGCGGAGGCAGGAGGTGGTTCCTCGGGCAGCCATGAAGATTCTGacctggagaggaagaggagggaggcagaggcgCTCCTGCAGAGTGTTGGCATCACTCCTGACATACCCcatg cTCAGCCCCTGAGGGTAGTAACAGAAGATACATGTCTGTTTCACTACCTAGTCCCTGCCCCCATGTCTCCCTCCAACAAATCAGTGGGCAGTGACGCAGGAAGCCAAGATTCTGGGGACGGAAACGCAGGAccaag acgtgGCGCTGTGAGGCTGGGCATGTCCAAAGTGACCCAGGTGGAATTTGTCCCGAAGGAAATGGTTTCTTACTCCAAAGAAACGCAGACACCCACCGAGGCACTGTCACACGTTGATCAAAAAGCAG atgaggaagaggatgaggagatcACTGCTCCTGCTCCAGTGGAAGACACCAACGAAGACAAAGATGAACAGGGAGAACAGCAGGATGAGG AAACTCCCAAGGAGCTGACTGAAGAAGAGAAGCTGCAGGTCATGCACTCCGAGGAGTTCTTGTCGTTTTTTGAACGAGGCAGCAGAATTGTTGAGAGAGCTCTGGCTGAGCAGGTGGACGTCTGCTTCGACTACAGTGGCAGAGATCTGGAGGATAAGGAGGG tGACTTGCAGGCGGGAGCAAAGCTGGTTCTGAACAGACAGTTTGCAGATGAGCACTGGACTAAAAACAGAGTGGTCACCTGTCTTGACTGGTCCCCTCAG TACCCAGAACTGCTCCTGGCCTCATACAACAACAATGAGGATGCTCCTCATGAGCCTGATGGAGTGGCACTGGTCTGGAACATGAAGTACAAGAAGGGCACACCCGAGTACATCTTCCACTGCCAG tCAGAGGTGATGTCAGCTGGGTTTGCAAAGTTTCACCCCAACCTGGTGGTGGGTGGGACATATTCGGGACAGATTGTCCTGTGGGACAACAGGAGCAACAAGCGCACCCCTGTTCAGAGAACGCCCCTGTCTGCAGCTGCTCATACA CACCCAGTCTACTGTGTGAACGTGGTAGGAACCCAGAACGCCAACAACCTGATCAGCATTTCCACTGATGGAAAAATGTGCTCTTGGAGCCTTGACATGCTCTCACAGCCGCAG GACAGTCTGGAGCTGGTGTTCAAACAGAGCAAGGCAGTGGCTGTTACCTCCATGGCCTTCCCTCTGGGAGACGTGAACAACTTCGTGGTGGGCAGTGAGGACGGCTCCGTTTACACCGCCTGTCGACACGGAAG taagGCAGGTATCACTGAGGTGTTCGAAGGCCACCATGGTCCAGTGACTGGGCTGAGCTGTCACAGCGCTGGTGGACCTGTTGActtctctcatctcttcatctcctcctcttttgaTTGGACCGTCAAACTCTGGAGCACCAAG AGTACCCGTCCACTGTACTCATTTGAGGACAGTTGTGACTACGTCTATGATGCAATGTGGTCTCCAACCCACCCTGCTCTGTTTGCTTGCGTGGACCTAGCCGGACGTCTGGACCTTTGGAACCTCAACAATGACACTGAA GTTCCcactgccagtgtgtgtgtggaggggtcTCCAGCACTGAACCGTGTGAGATGGGCTCACACTGGAAAAGAGATCGCCACTGGGGACTCAGACGGACAGGTGCAGGTCTACGACGTAGGGGAG CAAATCTGCGTGCCAAAGGCTGACGAGTGGACGCGCTTCGTCAGGACGCTGGCTGAGATCAATGAGAACCGAGATGAAGCTGAGGAACTGGCCAATGTCTGA
- the LOC109642782 gene encoding dynein, cytoplasmic 1, intermediate chain 2a-like isoform X1: protein MSDKSELKAELERKKQRIAQIREEKKRKEEEKKKKDGDSKRGAEAGGGSSGSHEDSDLERKRREAEALLQSVGITPDIPHAQPLRVVTEDTCLFHYLVPAPMSPSNKSVGSDAGSQDSGDGNAGPRTLHWDPDPSTLQLHSDSELMGRGAVRLGMSKVTQVEFVPKEMVSYSKETQTPTEALSHVDQKADEEEDEEITAPAPVEDTNEDKDEQGEQQDEETPKELTEEEKLQVMHSEEFLSFFERGSRIVERALAEQVDVCFDYSGRDLEDKEGDLQAGAKLVLNRQFADEHWTKNRVVTCLDWSPQYPELLLASYNNNEDAPHEPDGVALVWNMKYKKGTPEYIFHCQSEVMSAGFAKFHPNLVVGGTYSGQIVLWDNRSNKRTPVQRTPLSAAAHTHPVYCVNVVGTQNANNLISISTDGKMCSWSLDMLSQPQDSLELVFKQSKAVAVTSMAFPLGDVNNFVVGSEDGSVYTACRHGSKAGITEVFEGHHGPVTGLSCHSAGGPVDFSHLFISSSFDWTVKLWSTKSTRPLYSFEDSCDYVYDAMWSPTHPALFACVDLAGRLDLWNLNNDTEVPTASVCVEGSPALNRVRWAHTGKEIATGDSDGQVQVYDVGEQICVPKADEWTRFVRTLAEINENRDEAEELANV from the exons aTGTCCGACAAGAGTGAGCTGAAGGCTGAGctggagaggaagaaacaaCGGATCGCCCAGATtcgagaggagaaaaagagaaaagaggaggagaagaaaaagaaggat GGAGATTCAAAGCGTGGAGCGGAGGCAGGAGGTGGTTCCTCGGGCAGCCATGAAGATTCTGacctggagaggaagaggagggaggcagaggcgCTCCTGCAGAGTGTTGGCATCACTCCTGACATACCCcatg cTCAGCCCCTGAGGGTAGTAACAGAAGATACATGTCTGTTTCACTACCTAGTCCCTGCCCCCATGTCTCCCTCCAACAAATCAGTGGGCAGTGACGCAGGAAGCCAAGATTCTGGGGACGGAAACGCAGGAccaag GACATTGCATTGGGATCCTGACCCCTCTACTCTGCAACTGCACTCCGACTCTGAGCTGATGGG acgtgGCGCTGTGAGGCTGGGCATGTCCAAAGTGACCCAGGTGGAATTTGTCCCGAAGGAAATGGTTTCTTACTCCAAAGAAACGCAGACACCCACCGAGGCACTGTCACACGTTGATCAAAAAGCAG atgaggaagaggatgaggagatcACTGCTCCTGCTCCAGTGGAAGACACCAACGAAGACAAAGATGAACAGGGAGAACAGCAGGATGAGG AAACTCCCAAGGAGCTGACTGAAGAAGAGAAGCTGCAGGTCATGCACTCCGAGGAGTTCTTGTCGTTTTTTGAACGAGGCAGCAGAATTGTTGAGAGAGCTCTGGCTGAGCAGGTGGACGTCTGCTTCGACTACAGTGGCAGAGATCTGGAGGATAAGGAGGG tGACTTGCAGGCGGGAGCAAAGCTGGTTCTGAACAGACAGTTTGCAGATGAGCACTGGACTAAAAACAGAGTGGTCACCTGTCTTGACTGGTCCCCTCAG TACCCAGAACTGCTCCTGGCCTCATACAACAACAATGAGGATGCTCCTCATGAGCCTGATGGAGTGGCACTGGTCTGGAACATGAAGTACAAGAAGGGCACACCCGAGTACATCTTCCACTGCCAG tCAGAGGTGATGTCAGCTGGGTTTGCAAAGTTTCACCCCAACCTGGTGGTGGGTGGGACATATTCGGGACAGATTGTCCTGTGGGACAACAGGAGCAACAAGCGCACCCCTGTTCAGAGAACGCCCCTGTCTGCAGCTGCTCATACA CACCCAGTCTACTGTGTGAACGTGGTAGGAACCCAGAACGCCAACAACCTGATCAGCATTTCCACTGATGGAAAAATGTGCTCTTGGAGCCTTGACATGCTCTCACAGCCGCAG GACAGTCTGGAGCTGGTGTTCAAACAGAGCAAGGCAGTGGCTGTTACCTCCATGGCCTTCCCTCTGGGAGACGTGAACAACTTCGTGGTGGGCAGTGAGGACGGCTCCGTTTACACCGCCTGTCGACACGGAAG taagGCAGGTATCACTGAGGTGTTCGAAGGCCACCATGGTCCAGTGACTGGGCTGAGCTGTCACAGCGCTGGTGGACCTGTTGActtctctcatctcttcatctcctcctcttttgaTTGGACCGTCAAACTCTGGAGCACCAAG AGTACCCGTCCACTGTACTCATTTGAGGACAGTTGTGACTACGTCTATGATGCAATGTGGTCTCCAACCCACCCTGCTCTGTTTGCTTGCGTGGACCTAGCCGGACGTCTGGACCTTTGGAACCTCAACAATGACACTGAA GTTCCcactgccagtgtgtgtgtggaggggtcTCCAGCACTGAACCGTGTGAGATGGGCTCACACTGGAAAAGAGATCGCCACTGGGGACTCAGACGGACAGGTGCAGGTCTACGACGTAGGGGAG CAAATCTGCGTGCCAAAGGCTGACGAGTGGACGCGCTTCGTCAGGACGCTGGCTGAGATCAATGAGAACCGAGATGAAGCTGAGGAACTGGCCAATGTCTGA
- the and3 gene encoding actinodin3, with amino-acid sequence MQHQTSRMIFDESLLRTLCCLLFMSGLLEATSLMKVKNPGVNIDSAQAHDFLTNSRPKRNVEPKWYRGAPDFQSYYRFYNSIGHIEGIYEIDRIRMLYQQMRHLELTYGPDASSYQNILGVQTTTAAPTTTSQPPPPPTTPAPTPDPLENAQKIYLCNPRDPLCKPQIVYLPTGAVPVLCDPRLNSACRPKTEEEIKAAVPPPPPPAPKKSAPPPPPPPPPIIAAKGMEYDCDPYWDPDCLIDHPPRPIEETSAPEAPAEEKVVKEEEAKAEESAPAEPDIEKIPAFFDPYDFKRDLYDPFKYANPAPEE; translated from the exons ATGCAACACCAG ACATCAAGGATGATATTTGACGAGTCCCTGTTGAGGACGCTATGCTGCTTGCTGTTTATGTCAG GTTTGCTAGAAGCAACATCTCTTATGAAAGTAAAGAATCCTGGAG TGAACATTGACTCAGCTCAGGCTCATGATTTCTTGACTAATTCTCGACCAAAGAGGAATGTTGAACCAAAGTGGTACCGAGGAGCTCCTGACTTTCAGTCCTACTATCGCTTCTACAACAGCATTGGACACATTGAGGGG ATCTATGAGATTGACAGGATCAGGATGCTGTATCAGCAGATGCGTCACTTGGAGCTGACCTACGGCCCAGACGCCTCCAGTTACCAAAACATCTTAGGTGTCCAGACGACTACcgctgcaccaactacaaccagccagcctcctccacctcccaccACACCTGCTCCAACTCCAGACCCCCTGGAGAACGCTCAGAAGATCTACCTGTGCAACCCCAGAGACCCGCTGTGCAAACCTCAGATCGTCTACCTGCCAACGGGGGCTGTTCCAGTGTTGTGCGACCCACGACTCAACTCGGCCTGCAGGCCcaaaacagaagaggagattAAGGCTGCAgtccctcccccacctccccctgcTCCCAAAAAGTCtgccccacctccccctccacctccacctcccatTATCGCTGCCAAAGGTATGGAGTATGACTGCGACCCATACTGGGATCCTGACTGCCTCATTGACCACCCCCCCCGTCCTATCGAGGAAACATCTGCACCAGAGGCACCAGCTGAGGAGAAAGtggtgaaagaagaagaagcaaaagCTGAGGAGAGTGCCCCTGCAGAACCAGACATAGAGAAAATCCCTGCTTTCTTTGACCCTTATGATTTCAAACGTGACCTTTATGACCCCTTTAAATATGCCAATCCTGCTCCAGAAGAGTAA